A section of the Pseudomonas tritici genome encodes:
- a CDS encoding alpha-hydroxy acid oxidase: MSLITTIEDLRKLAQKRVPRMFYDYADSGSWTESTYRANESDFASIKFRQRVARNIDERSIRASMIGQDMAMPVALAPTGLAGMQHADGEILTARAAAAFGLRYTLSTMSICSLEDIAEHVGQPFWFQLYVMRDRAFIEQLIERAKAAGVDALVLTLDLQILGQRHKDLINGLSAPPKLTLPNILNMATKPRWVMGMLGTKRRGFGNIVGHVKGVADMSSLSSWTAQQFDPRLSWDDVEWIKKCWGGKLIIKGILDVEDARLAANSGADALVVSNHGGRQLDGAPSSISQLPAIVEAVGERIEVWLDGGIRSGQDVLKAMALGARGTMIGRPHLYGLGAMGEAGVTKALEIIARELDVSMALCGYNDIRDVNREILLPGTFPENVY; the protein is encoded by the coding sequence ATGTCGTTGATTACAACCATCGAAGATTTACGCAAGCTCGCGCAAAAGCGTGTCCCACGGATGTTCTACGACTACGCCGACTCCGGCTCCTGGACTGAGAGCACCTACCGGGCGAATGAAAGCGATTTTGCCAGCATCAAATTCCGCCAGCGGGTGGCGCGCAATATCGACGAGCGCTCGATCCGTGCCAGCATGATCGGCCAGGACATGGCCATGCCGGTGGCGCTGGCACCGACCGGATTGGCCGGCATGCAGCATGCCGATGGCGAGATTCTGACCGCCCGCGCGGCTGCCGCGTTTGGCCTGCGCTACACCTTGTCGACCATGAGCATCTGCTCCTTGGAAGACATCGCCGAACACGTCGGCCAGCCGTTCTGGTTCCAGTTGTATGTGATGCGCGACCGCGCTTTTATCGAACAATTGATCGAGCGCGCCAAGGCTGCCGGCGTGGATGCGTTGGTGCTGACCCTCGACCTGCAGATCCTCGGGCAACGCCACAAGGACTTGATCAACGGCCTGTCGGCACCGCCCAAGCTGACCTTGCCGAATATCCTCAACATGGCCACCAAGCCGCGTTGGGTGATGGGCATGCTGGGCACTAAGCGCCGTGGTTTTGGCAATATCGTCGGGCATGTGAAAGGTGTGGCGGACATGAGTTCACTCTCTTCCTGGACGGCCCAGCAATTCGACCCGCGCCTGAGCTGGGACGATGTGGAGTGGATCAAGAAGTGCTGGGGCGGCAAGTTGATCATCAAGGGCATTCTCGATGTAGAAGATGCGCGCCTAGCCGCGAATTCCGGCGCCGATGCACTGGTGGTGAGCAATCACGGCGGTCGCCAGTTGGATGGCGCACCGTCGAGCATCAGCCAACTGCCGGCAATCGTGGAGGCTGTGGGCGAGCGTATTGAAGTGTGGCTCGACGGCGGCATTCGTTCCGGCCAGGACGTGCTTAAGGCGATGGCGTTGGGGGCAAGGGGCACCATGATCGGTCGGCCGCATTTATATGGCCTGGGCGCGATGGGCGAGGCGGGCGTGACCAAGGCACTTGAGATCATCGCCCGTGAGTTGGACGTGTCGATGGCGCTGTGTGGGTATAACGATATACGCGATGTGAATCGCGAGATTTTGTTGCCGGGTACATTTCCAGAAAACGTTTACTGA
- a CDS encoding RHS repeat-associated core domain-containing protein yields MIGVTSQAIGYLVLATMDSKARDVEAVINDFKRCLNHYDAWAENFFSFSALDIEQVFKVGDEVTLVAPISPSLFPSTTTATCQANGTLTLVHMFQSSRFVPIGNTPVMVQRIDPNGGPLGEPIHKTIGPSGILEITECDRNQQYRVSFYPTVSKAHYKALYASYQSVIAPLESWLRAEWSSTFEPLWKGYSEANFLKRYLSLHQGYARGFGEALYSLWDTIKQLFQWLSDPLGHAEKLLHYLSQDQFEQLLKLGTESIAKGLLVLSDEPLLFIYLSAMVSWMRLLPPAYMNELLGEISAEVLINLLLGLATAGMGMAVRMSAKVLEGIKSQRARRWLEHMAGQFGKARVEDHAALAKPILLGGPATPIRVIPDVPLKAGDQVVSNPVPMVRDKAQRTVLVRQEPVNDVPVGSKNPAGDATASADKTATNGCPVSMVTGEELLTLTDGALDGILPFEWTRLYRTSAVEVDCGLGFGWSHSLAHRLAVSGDSVVWTDHENRSTTLPLPSVSRPAITNSLAEAAIYLGSLPDELVLAQASRFYHFRDGVLTAISDAYDNRLRIFRNYLGQIERLDNGVGRSLFLRYASGRIVAVDYQIERAVDDGPFVWVTEQNVVSYAYDAAGRLVSATNAVGESEVYRYDDQHVILERGLAGGASFFWEWERSGKAARCVRHWASFSQMDTRYVWDDNGQVTVHNADGSQEVYVHDQRARLVQRVDPDGAEHFKSYDNKGRLTVEQDPLGAVTAYQYDDAGRLVALFPGDDEPTSYEHENGFVRVVRRGLAVWKYERNDQGDVTRRTDPDGHSTDYSYNKYGQLIGVWFPDHSCQRLVWNERGQLLEEQLPNGGVKRYRYDDLGRQIAREDEQGALTQYQWDSVGRLVQIVLPSGDTRIYSYNAYGKITAERDELGHVTRYEYADGLHLISRRINADGTQVKYRYDNVRLLLTEIENEVGETYRLQYHNNGLIQQETGFDGQRTAYVYDLNGNLQEKTEHGDDGSQLVTRYERDHAGRLVRKTLPDGNIVDYAYDRQGNLLSVEDGHWALSYEYDPQNRLTAEHQGWGTLRYGYDACGQLQKLRLPDNNRLTFNHDKGGHLATVDLNGKNLTSHLFKAGQEHQRQQGQLISHYHYDDQQRLHAHAVTQQQHTLYQRHYDYDKAGNLTRLNDTRKGEHHYHYDPLNRLTRANHSQSEQERFAHDPAGNLLMQDRPGPDIVAGNRLMIQGDHHYDYDAFGNLIRESRGKGHQLVTEYRYDCQHRLIGLTQPNGQTASYRYDPFGRRISKTIDGLTTEFFWQGDKLIAEHHADRHRSYLYEPDSFRPLALLEGFGPKETKPYHYQLDHLGTPQELTAQDGEIVWSAHYRAYGEITRLDIGKVDNPLRFQGQYFDQESGLHYNRHRYYNPDIGRYLTPDPVKLAGGINAYLYVPNPTGWIDPLGLSCKIGNCPGGILDTHEDAGGHLLKKHVEQTDAQLFARLELEPHIPAASTFRNKKEAEALVSKSLTNRRQEILNFLEGKKDKHIINESSNFPVGLSAIRGAESSIPAYNFILVLKRKPKMPDGYLLLTGYPEK; encoded by the coding sequence ATGATAGGCGTGACCAGCCAAGCCATTGGCTACCTGGTGCTGGCCACCATGGATTCGAAGGCGCGAGACGTCGAAGCCGTTATCAACGACTTCAAGCGCTGTCTTAACCACTACGACGCCTGGGCCGAGAATTTTTTCAGCTTTTCGGCATTGGATATCGAACAGGTATTCAAGGTCGGGGATGAAGTGACGCTGGTCGCGCCGATCAGCCCTTCGCTTTTTCCCAGCACCACCACCGCAACTTGCCAGGCCAACGGCACGTTGACCCTGGTGCATATGTTCCAGAGCTCACGGTTCGTACCCATTGGTAATACGCCCGTGATGGTGCAACGCATCGACCCCAACGGTGGCCCGCTGGGTGAGCCGATCCATAAGACGATTGGCCCCAGCGGCATTCTCGAAATCACAGAATGTGATCGCAACCAGCAGTACCGGGTCAGTTTCTACCCCACTGTTTCCAAAGCGCATTACAAGGCGTTGTACGCCTCTTATCAGTCGGTTATCGCACCGCTGGAAAGTTGGCTGCGCGCTGAATGGAGCAGCACCTTCGAGCCGCTGTGGAAAGGGTATTCCGAAGCCAACTTCCTCAAGCGCTACCTCTCACTGCATCAAGGCTATGCCCGCGGGTTTGGTGAGGCGTTGTATTCGCTGTGGGACACCATCAAGCAGCTGTTTCAGTGGCTTTCAGACCCGCTGGGGCATGCCGAAAAACTCCTGCATTACCTGTCTCAGGACCAATTTGAACAGCTGCTGAAACTCGGCACCGAAAGCATCGCTAAGGGCTTGTTGGTGCTTAGTGATGAGCCGCTGCTGTTTATCTATCTGTCGGCGATGGTCAGCTGGATGCGGCTGTTGCCGCCGGCGTACATGAACGAGTTGCTGGGGGAAATCAGCGCTGAAGTATTGATCAATTTGTTGCTGGGTCTTGCCACTGCCGGGATGGGCATGGCGGTGCGCATGAGTGCGAAGGTGCTGGAGGGCATCAAGTCTCAGCGGGCGCGCAGGTGGTTGGAGCATATGGCCGGGCAGTTCGGGAAGGCACGCGTGGAAGACCATGCAGCGCTGGCCAAACCGATTCTGCTGGGGGGCCCGGCGACGCCGATCAGGGTGATTCCGGATGTGCCGTTGAAGGCTGGGGATCAGGTGGTTTCCAATCCGGTGCCGATGGTTCGGGACAAGGCCCAGCGGACGGTGTTGGTGCGGCAGGAGCCTGTGAACGATGTGCCTGTTGGTTCGAAAAATCCGGCGGGGGATGCGACGGCTTCTGCGGATAAGACCGCGACCAATGGCTGCCCGGTATCGATGGTTACCGGGGAGGAACTGCTGACACTGACCGATGGTGCGCTCGATGGGATTTTGCCGTTTGAGTGGACACGGTTATATCGCACCAGTGCGGTGGAAGTGGATTGTGGGTTGGGGTTTGGCTGGAGTCACTCGCTGGCGCATCGGCTCGCGGTTTCCGGTGATTCGGTGGTGTGGACAGACCATGAGAATCGCTCGACTACCCTGCCCTTGCCGTCTGTTTCTCGGCCCGCAATCACCAATAGCCTGGCTGAAGCGGCGATCTACCTGGGGTCTTTGCCTGATGAGTTAGTGCTGGCTCAGGCGTCGCGTTTCTACCACTTCCGTGACGGTGTGCTGACGGCGATCAGCGATGCGTATGACAACCGGTTGCGCATTTTCCGTAACTACCTGGGGCAGATCGAGCGGCTGGACAACGGTGTGGGGCGCTCGCTGTTTTTGCGCTACGCATCGGGCCGCATTGTTGCGGTGGATTACCAGATTGAGCGGGCTGTGGATGACGGTCCGTTTGTCTGGGTGACGGAGCAGAACGTTGTTTCCTACGCCTATGACGCTGCTGGTCGGTTGGTTTCAGCGACTAACGCTGTAGGCGAAAGTGAGGTTTATCGGTACGACGATCAGCACGTCATTCTTGAGCGCGGATTGGCCGGTGGGGCGAGTTTCTTTTGGGAATGGGAACGGTCTGGCAAGGCTGCGCGGTGTGTCCGGCATTGGGCGAGCTTTTCGCAGATGGACACGCGGTATGTCTGGGATGACAACGGACAGGTCACGGTTCATAACGCCGATGGCAGCCAGGAAGTCTACGTGCATGACCAGCGGGCGCGGCTGGTGCAGCGGGTGGATCCGGATGGTGCTGAGCATTTCAAATCCTACGATAACAAAGGCCGGCTGACGGTTGAGCAGGATCCGCTGGGGGCGGTGACGGCGTATCAGTATGACGACGCTGGGCGTTTGGTGGCGTTGTTTCCGGGGGATGACGAGCCGACTTCCTACGAGCATGAGAATGGGTTCGTACGGGTTGTAAGGCGGGGTCTGGCGGTTTGGAAATATGAGCGTAATGACCAGGGCGACGTTACGCGTAGGACCGATCCAGACGGTCATTCCACGGACTACAGCTACAACAAATACGGCCAGCTAATTGGGGTTTGGTTTCCGGATCACAGTTGTCAGCGGCTGGTCTGGAATGAGCGTGGGCAGTTGCTTGAAGAGCAATTACCGAATGGCGGCGTAAAGCGCTATCGCTATGACGATCTGGGGCGGCAGATTGCGCGTGAGGATGAACAGGGTGCGCTGACCCAGTATCAGTGGGACAGCGTTGGGCGATTAGTCCAAATCGTCTTGCCGAGCGGTGACACGCGCATATATTCCTACAACGCTTACGGAAAAATCACCGCTGAACGCGATGAACTCGGCCACGTCACCCGTTACGAATATGCCGACGGCCTGCACCTCATTAGCCGCCGCATCAACGCCGACGGAACCCAGGTCAAATACCGTTACGACAACGTGCGGTTGTTGCTGACCGAAATCGAAAACGAAGTCGGCGAAACTTACCGGCTCCAATACCACAACAACGGCCTGATCCAACAGGAAACCGGGTTTGACGGCCAGCGCACTGCCTACGTTTACGACCTCAACGGCAACCTGCAAGAAAAGACCGAACATGGCGACGATGGCAGTCAGTTAGTCACCCGCTACGAGCGCGACCACGCCGGTCGACTCGTAAGAAAAACCCTGCCCGACGGCAACATTGTCGATTACGCCTACGACCGCCAAGGCAACCTCCTCAGCGTCGAAGACGGCCACTGGGCGCTGTCCTACGAATACGATCCGCAAAACCGCCTGACGGCCGAACACCAAGGCTGGGGCACTTTGCGTTACGGCTACGACGCCTGCGGCCAACTTCAAAAATTGCGACTACCCGACAACAACCGCCTCACCTTCAACCACGACAAAGGCGGCCATCTGGCCACTGTCGACTTGAACGGTAAAAACCTCACCTCGCACCTGTTCAAAGCCGGCCAGGAACACCAACGCCAACAAGGCCAACTGATCAGCCATTACCACTACGACGATCAGCAACGCCTGCATGCCCACGCCGTCACCCAACAGCAACACACCCTCTACCAACGCCACTACGACTACGACAAAGCCGGCAACCTCACCCGCCTCAATGACACCCGCAAAGGCGAACACCACTACCACTACGACCCGCTAAACCGCCTAACCCGCGCGAACCATTCCCAAAGCGAGCAGGAACGCTTCGCCCACGACCCCGCCGGCAACCTGCTCATGCAAGACCGCCCCGGTCCGGACATCGTCGCCGGCAACCGCCTGATGATCCAAGGCGACCACCATTACGACTACGACGCCTTCGGCAACCTGATCCGCGAAAGTCGCGGAAAGGGCCATCAACTCGTCACCGAATACCGCTACGACTGCCAGCACCGCCTCATCGGCCTCACCCAACCCAACGGCCAAACCGCCAGCTACCGCTATGACCCGTTCGGCCGCCGCATCAGCAAAACCATCGACGGCCTAACCACCGAATTCTTCTGGCAAGGCGACAAACTCATCGCCGAACACCACGCGGACCGCCACCGCAGTTACCTCTACGAACCCGACAGCTTCCGTCCGTTGGCGCTGCTGGAAGGCTTCGGCCCAAAAGAAACAAAGCCCTACCACTACCAACTCGACCACCTTGGCACCCCACAGGAACTCACAGCCCAAGATGGCGAAATCGTCTGGTCCGCGCATTACCGCGCCTACGGTGAAATCACACGCCTCGACATAGGAAAAGTCGACAACCCGCTGCGCTTCCAAGGCCAGTACTTCGACCAGGAAAGCGGACTGCACTACAACCGCCATCGCTACTACAATCCGGATATTGGTCGTTACCTGACGCCGGATCCGGTAAAGCTGGCGGGTGGGATCAACGCCTACCTATACGTCCCTAACCCTACGGGATGGATAGACCCATTAGGATTGAGTTGTAAGATTGGAAATTGCCCTGGCGGCATACTAGATACACACGAAGATGCAGGGGGGCATTTGCTCAAGAAGCACGTTGAGCAGACGGATGCACAATTGTTTGCAAGGCTGGAATTGGAACCACATATTCCAGCGGCATCTACGTTCAGAAACAAAAAGGAAGCAGAAGCTCTTGTTTCTAAAAGCTTAACCAACCGTAGACAGGAAATCTTAAATTTTTTAGAAGGAAAAAAAGATAAACATATCATCAACGAAAGTTCAAACTTTCCGGTAGGATTGAGCGCTATTAGAGGCGCTGAATCGTCCATTCCAGCCTACAACTTCATTCTGGTTCTGAAGAGAAAACCTAAGATGCCAGATGGCTATTTATTACTGACGGGATATCCTGAAAAATGA
- a CDS encoding SDR family NAD(P)-dependent oxidoreductase: MDFTGKTAIVTGGARGLGLSYARALAQGGARVVISDIGADNAGSGSDASVVLSAAEALQAEGLTVIGHGGDLSTNEGCQQLVAYAIEAFGQLDILIHNAGWVGYQNIADLDVAFLQRAMDINLYAPLWLCKHAWPHLLRSSAPRIILTTSDRAMYAQYEQTGLVAYSAGKMAQLGIMNALSHEGFDAGIRVNAISPVAKTRMWGVTEEPDELKPEWVTPGVVFLASTQCDDTGYILRASNGQFTATRFTENPGVEYPRDLARIKARSAEEVAAAWDRIKQTQTLS; the protein is encoded by the coding sequence ATGGATTTCACAGGCAAAACCGCAATCGTCACGGGTGGCGCCCGCGGGTTGGGACTCAGCTATGCACGGGCACTGGCCCAAGGTGGCGCGCGAGTGGTGATCAGCGATATCGGCGCCGACAATGCCGGCTCAGGCAGCGATGCCTCGGTGGTGCTGTCGGCGGCAGAGGCTTTGCAGGCCGAAGGCTTGACTGTCATCGGCCATGGCGGTGACTTGTCCACGAACGAGGGCTGCCAACAACTGGTTGCGTACGCCATCGAGGCATTCGGCCAACTCGATATCCTGATTCACAACGCTGGCTGGGTGGGTTACCAGAACATCGCCGACCTCGACGTGGCGTTCCTGCAACGTGCCATGGACATCAACCTCTACGCACCACTTTGGCTGTGCAAGCACGCCTGGCCGCACCTGCTGCGTTCATCTGCGCCGCGCATCATCCTCACCACCTCCGACCGCGCCATGTATGCGCAATATGAACAGACCGGCCTGGTGGCCTACAGCGCAGGCAAGATGGCGCAATTGGGGATCATGAACGCGTTGAGCCATGAAGGCTTTGATGCGGGCATCAGAGTCAATGCGATCTCACCGGTCGCCAAGACGCGCATGTGGGGCGTGACCGAAGAACCGGATGAACTCAAGCCGGAGTGGGTGACGCCGGGGGTTGTGTTCCTTGCATCAACGCAGTGCGACGACACGGGTTACATTCTGCGTGCCAGCAACGGGCAATTCACCGCCACGCGCTTTACGGAAAATCCCGGTGTGGAATACCCCCGTGATTTGGCCCGAATCAAAGCCCGCAGCGCAGAAGAAGTCGCTGCCGCCTGGGATCGCATCAAACAAACGCAGACACTTTCTTGA
- a CDS encoding DeoR/GlpR family DNA-binding transcription regulator — translation MHNTHQAIDLPSLRKQKILLLLERDGKVTASELVDHFAVSQDTIRRDLGELAAAGLLQRVHGGALPRPKDTGKDFFTRVGETNEAKRRLARLAADRAQDGQIVLFDSGSTTLQIAQSLPRSIRLTVVTTSPMIAIALADHPDVKVILTGGQLNPATLSTSGHETVRLIQSIKADLLFTGVCALHPQVGISSLHFDEVAVKQALLDSASHVVAVTLADKLGAVEPFVVAPCSRIHTLITEWHVPSVEAYEQLGLEVLRVEVE, via the coding sequence ATGCACAACACTCATCAAGCCATTGACCTGCCTTCTTTGCGCAAACAGAAGATCCTGTTGTTGCTGGAACGCGACGGCAAGGTCACCGCCTCGGAATTGGTGGACCACTTTGCCGTATCCCAAGACACCATCCGCCGCGACCTCGGCGAACTCGCCGCCGCCGGCCTGTTGCAACGCGTGCACGGCGGCGCCCTGCCTCGGCCAAAGGACACTGGCAAAGACTTTTTCACCCGCGTTGGCGAAACCAACGAGGCCAAGCGCCGCCTCGCCCGACTGGCGGCCGACCGCGCGCAAGATGGCCAGATCGTGCTGTTCGATTCCGGGTCCACAACGCTGCAGATCGCGCAGTCACTGCCCCGCTCGATTCGCCTGACCGTGGTCACAACGTCGCCCATGATCGCCATCGCACTGGCCGACCACCCCGATGTAAAAGTGATCCTCACCGGTGGCCAACTCAACCCCGCGACTCTCTCCACCAGCGGCCACGAAACGGTGCGCCTCATCCAAAGCATAAAGGCCGACCTGCTGTTTACCGGGGTGTGCGCGCTGCATCCGCAAGTGGGCATCAGCTCGCTGCACTTTGATGAAGTGGCGGTCAAGCAAGCCTTGCTCGACAGCGCCTCCCATGTAGTGGCGGTGACCCTGGCGGACAAGCTCGGTGCGGTGGAGCCCTTTGTGGTGGCGCCCTGCAGCCGCATTCATACACTGATTACCGAATGGCATGTGCCGAGTGTGGAAGCGTATGAGCAGTTAGGCTTGGAAGTGTTGCGAGTAGAGGTAGAGTAG
- a CDS encoding DNA methylase → MARAISASELGVELKPDDDASLFKWLIASFLMGKRIQAPIAAQAYKVIVEEQGRDTARKLQHCTSRELVAMLGRAHYVRYDETTAQRLLDLSAKLNAEYAGKLTQMRSASKDRQAFEKRLGEFDGVGPKTIEIFMRDAATVLF, encoded by the coding sequence ATGGCTCGGGCGATTAGCGCGTCTGAATTGGGCGTCGAGCTCAAGCCTGATGATGACGCGAGCCTGTTCAAATGGTTGATCGCCAGCTTCTTGATGGGCAAGCGGATCCAGGCACCCATCGCTGCGCAGGCTTACAAGGTGATCGTTGAAGAACAAGGTCGCGACACTGCACGCAAGTTGCAGCACTGCACTTCACGGGAATTGGTCGCAATGTTAGGGCGTGCTCACTACGTGCGTTATGACGAAACCACCGCGCAGCGCTTGCTGGACCTCAGTGCCAAGCTGAATGCCGAGTACGCCGGCAAGCTCACCCAGATGCGCAGTGCCAGTAAAGACCGGCAGGCGTTTGAAAAGCGCCTCGGGGAATTCGACGGCGTGGGACCTAAAACCATCGAGATTTTCATGCGTGATGCGGCGACGGTGCTGTTTTGA
- a CDS encoding DUF72 domain-containing protein has protein sequence MTAPLFVGCAGWSLPREHWPAFVAEGTHLQRYASRFNAVEINSSFYRPHLSKTYERWAQSVPSTFRFSVKVPKRITHELRLQRCETALDEFLEHSLQLREKLGCLLIQLPPSLSYEPAIASAFFTALRQRFAGAVVLEPRHATWLAAEVMLQDFEIGRVAADPAVIETGGVPGGWRGVSYWRLHGSPRIYHSAYGPERVQAFAQALVQATNAGIPTWCIFDNTASGHATPDALSLLYLYSQHFQA, from the coding sequence TTGACCGCGCCGCTTTTTGTGGGATGCGCGGGCTGGAGTTTACCGCGTGAGCATTGGCCGGCATTTGTGGCCGAGGGCACGCATTTGCAGCGCTATGCGTCACGCTTCAATGCAGTGGAAATCAACAGCTCGTTTTACCGCCCCCATCTGTCAAAGACCTATGAGCGTTGGGCGCAATCAGTGCCGTCGACGTTTCGTTTTTCGGTCAAAGTGCCCAAGCGCATCACCCATGAATTGCGCTTGCAGCGTTGTGAAACCGCGCTGGATGAGTTTCTTGAACACAGCCTGCAGCTGCGTGAAAAGCTCGGCTGCTTGTTGATTCAACTACCGCCGTCGCTGAGCTATGAACCTGCCATCGCCAGCGCTTTTTTTACGGCGTTACGCCAACGCTTTGCCGGCGCCGTGGTGCTTGAGCCGCGTCACGCTACCTGGCTCGCAGCCGAGGTGATGTTGCAGGATTTTGAAATTGGCAGGGTCGCCGCTGACCCTGCGGTGATTGAAACCGGCGGCGTGCCCGGCGGTTGGCGGGGCGTGAGTTATTGGCGCCTGCATGGATCACCGCGTATCTATCACAGTGCTTATGGCCCTGAGCGAGTGCAGGCATTTGCGCAGGCATTGGTTCAGGCTACGAACGCCGGCATTCCCACGTGGTGCATCTTCGACAATACCGCCAGCGGGCATGCGACGCCCGACGCCTTGTCACTACTCTACCTCTACTCGCAACACTTCCAAGCCTAA
- a CDS encoding NUDIX domain-containing protein translates to MDNSPVRITAEETLSENWYLLKKYSFDLRRRDGSWQAQTREVYDRGNGATILLYNRERRTVLLIRQFRMPTFVNDYHGYLIEAAAGLLDNASPEERIRLEAEEETGYRVGHVEKVYAAFMSPGSVTERIHFFIGEYQPGDQVGSGGGLEEEGEDIEVLELGFEQALAMVQSGEIADGKTIMLLQHLELRMLKEGW, encoded by the coding sequence ATGGACAACAGCCCCGTTCGCATCACCGCAGAAGAGACACTCTCGGAAAACTGGTACCTGCTGAAAAAATACAGCTTCGACCTGCGCCGCCGCGACGGCAGCTGGCAAGCCCAGACCCGCGAGGTGTACGACCGTGGCAATGGCGCGACCATCCTGCTGTACAACCGTGAGCGGCGCACAGTGTTGTTGATTCGCCAGTTTCGGATGCCGACGTTCGTCAATGATTACCACGGATACCTGATCGAAGCGGCGGCAGGGTTGCTCGACAATGCCAGTCCCGAAGAACGTATTCGCCTGGAAGCGGAAGAAGAAACCGGGTATCGCGTGGGGCATGTGGAGAAGGTTTATGCGGCGTTCATGAGCCCGGGCTCGGTGACGGAGCGGATTCACTTTTTCATCGGTGAATATCAACCGGGGGATCAGGTGGGCAGCGGTGGCGGTCTGGAAGAAGAGGGCGAGGATATCGAGGTGCTGGAGCTGGGCTTTGAGCAAGCGCTGGCGATGGTGCAAAGCGGGGAGATTGCGGACGGGAAGACCATCATGCTGTTGCAGCATCTGGAGTTGCGGATGTTGAAAGAAGGGTGGTGA
- a CDS encoding alpha/beta hydrolase yields MSSRFLSRLSLRWFPLLCMALLIVGLPVGCAVLQHKERELVFRIEPGTASWYSGLPKAVQEFELKPTSFKSGQNIHGWWYPADKKDAPAILYLHGVRWNLTGQLFRIEQLHALGYSVLAIDYRGFGQSHGELPSETSVYEDARIAWERFQVLQPDPGKRLIYGHSLGGAVAIDLAAELGKQTPLPVRGLVIESTFTSLADVATAVANTSLPVRWLLSQKFDSIDKIADIHMPLLVVHGLDDRYVPPRFSQQLFEAAQEPKRLLLVPGASHNNSMSLGGRSYGQALDKLMQAKMPPQVVTHATGRNGDS; encoded by the coding sequence ATGTCTTCACGTTTTCTCTCGCGCCTGAGCCTGCGCTGGTTTCCGCTGTTGTGCATGGCGCTGTTGATCGTCGGCCTGCCGGTGGGGTGCGCCGTGCTGCAACACAAGGAGCGCGAACTGGTGTTTCGCATCGAGCCGGGCACCGCCAGCTGGTACAGCGGCTTGCCCAAGGCCGTGCAGGAGTTCGAACTCAAACCTACCAGTTTCAAATCGGGGCAGAACATACATGGCTGGTGGTACCCGGCGGATAAGAAGGACGCACCCGCAATCCTCTACCTGCACGGCGTCCGCTGGAACCTCACCGGGCAACTGTTTCGCATCGAGCAATTGCACGCCCTGGGCTACTCGGTGCTGGCCATCGACTATCGCGGTTTCGGCCAGAGCCACGGCGAGCTTCCGTCGGAAACCAGCGTGTATGAAGACGCTCGAATTGCCTGGGAACGTTTCCAAGTGCTGCAACCGGACCCCGGCAAACGCCTGATCTACGGGCACTCCCTGGGCGGTGCGGTGGCCATCGACCTGGCCGCCGAGTTAGGCAAACAAACACCACTGCCGGTTCGCGGCTTGGTGATTGAATCCACCTTTACCTCGCTGGCAGATGTAGCCACGGCGGTGGCCAATACTTCGTTGCCGGTGCGCTGGCTGCTGTCGCAGAAATTCGATTCCATCGACAAGATTGCCGATATCCATATGCCGCTGCTGGTGGTGCATGGCCTGGACGACCGCTACGTGCCGCCGCGTTTCAGCCAACAATTGTTTGAAGCCGCCCAGGAACCTAAACGACTGTTATTGGTGCCCGGCGCCAGCCATAACAACAGCATGAGCCTGGGCGGTCGCAGCTACGGCCAGGCGCTGGACAAACTGATGCAAGCGAAGATGCCGCCCCAGGTTGTCACGCACGCCACAGGCCGCAACGGCGACTCTTGA
- a CDS encoding contact-dependent growth inhibition system immunity protein gives MNLPLTELQQFFGAYFNQDWTAEYSSADEVIGSFLLDSQRDVITTVKMEIIELIKTYTNEPEFQNNLFHEQHCYYYYPNQWASGPSWLNHIIVKFDEHLLKQENPI, from the coding sequence ATGAACCTACCACTGACTGAACTTCAGCAATTTTTTGGCGCCTACTTTAATCAGGATTGGACAGCGGAATACTCTTCAGCCGATGAAGTAATTGGCTCATTCCTACTTGACTCACAAAGAGATGTCATCACCACTGTAAAAATGGAAATAATAGAACTAATAAAAACCTACACAAATGAACCAGAGTTCCAAAATAACTTATTTCATGAACAGCACTGCTACTATTACTACCCTAATCAATGGGCATCAGGACCCTCATGGTTAAATCACATCATTGTTAAATTCGATGAGCACTTACTGAAACAAGAAAACCCTATTTAA